One Hydractinia symbiolongicarpus strain clone_291-10 chromosome 7, HSymV2.1, whole genome shotgun sequence genomic window, acaataacaataacaacaacaataacaataacaacaacatcatcctcaacaacaaaaacaacaacaccatTAAAAAACAacctaaaaacaacaacgacaaaaagaacattttttacCCAACTCCATTTCAGTAGTTCATGTCTGATAAAATATGTAGAAGACGAATTCATACAACGTTGCGaattttctttataaacttTATTCTCGACGACGAGGCTTGcggaaaaaatatattgaaagaaAACATGTATTGAAAAAGATTAATTGTGATTCGCGAATTGTTCCATCTTGAAAGCAAAATTCCTTCTTTCGaaatcttcattttctttttctttgtgcTAAGATGTAATCGCATTAGtgaaaaatagataaatcaggAGATAACAGTTCCCTTCAGacgcaaacataaaaaaataaaataaagaacgccttaaaacttcattttatgaATTCCAAATTGGGGACAACAAACACAGGGCGAACTAATGATTTTATTACGCTGTTCTAATTGCTCGGTCCTaaccaccctcgtccccagggtttatcCCTACCGAAATCGACCAACACACGGGtcaccttgttcccagggcattttgatGAAGTTGACCGTAGTAACCGCTCAgaggccacaagaccctggggacgaggttgaaaaaCTGCTTCActtgacaaaaaaagaaaatattgattaATTTCAAACAGACGCTATTGTATAAATATATTCTGCTGTAAATCCTGATGATGAGTCATGATGAGCAGAATATGGTTTATTATAAATGGCGCCATGTCTGTGTTGTCAAAAAAAGAACAATCTTAAAGCTTTGGGCTTTCGTTATTTTGTGCATTTCCAACACAAAGTATCGATTTGACAGCCATTTTTAATAGAATAccgtatctctataataatagccgtcgtctgtctgtctctgcgcggaccccccgctgagttagaaaataatgttacagaaacacgaaatcaaatgcaaaatatttttatccactttgttgcgacgggtaaatataaaggacggccaAACCCGTGaacttttccacgggcaacgactagtttttataataataaccgtatttcgtctgtctgtctgtctctgcgcggaccccccgctgagttagaaaaagctgttacggaaacacgaatatcaaattcgagacatttttatttactttgttgcgacgggtaaatataaaggataggcaacccgtggatttttccacgggctaacgactagtctatattataatacccgtatacgtctgtctgtctgtcacgcaaaatggtagcttagctacgcaagtagcgagacatacgcgatgtggtataaaaaggatgggcgaacccgtggatttatccacgggttaacgactagtagaATAGAATTGTCTtaaatttatttgtaatttaATCCTTTTTACACATCATAATTCAGTGACCTCCCAAATATTCCCGTCTCTTATAGTAGTAGTAGTATATATTCGCCGACAAcagcatatacaaaaaatgtagtCATATAAGTTAACAATATGACAGAAGCAAGcagaagacatattttgtctTATCATCAAGCCCCTTAAAAAGCGAGCAAATCTATGGTCAATTAGAAgggtaaagtaaaaaaaagaaagattaggCTATTTTGAACTAGCAGAGGTTTTTGATGTCTTGATttagaagaaatttttttaactgatttttaaAGGAGTCAATAGTTTTAGTCGTTGTAAATAAGGTATCGTTACGGATAATTATTGTTCCGTCcaataaatcgatttttttatgttgtttgtcATGTGTTTTGGAGATTtgactttttattttgtatgtcTTACTCTTGCCATTGACATTTTATATCTAGTAGCGATTTAAATACAAAGAttgatttattttgaagaacCCAGCGTTTATGTATAGATAGCGTTTTAAGACACGGGGTGTTCACACCAATTTCTTTTTCTGTCAACCTCGTACCCAGAACTATTTGCCTTTCAACTGCGCTTTCTGAGCTTGCTTTTCCCGTTACTGATACGTTTTGGCGGTAAAATATACATtgctttttgtgttgtttttttcaaatacgAAAGCCTTCAAACTCTATAAAACAAACCACGTCCTCACTTCTATGCCTACAATATGGTGATGAGACGGCTCCACAATATTATTGAACCATCTCGGCAGCATATCCATGCATATAAAAGACGCAAATGAAGAGCCCTGGGGATGTAAATGTCTAGgaattttataactttttttccattttattgATACCTTTATATATCGTGTAGGACTTTAAGCTAATCGAATGTTATGTGCAGGTGTGTATGTGAGCAATCTCATGTCTTTCATGATGGTTAGCGAGAGCTGTATTGatttttcattaaattattttttttcaactttattaaatttaattttttaagtctaaacagttttataaaaacatacatTGGTAGCCTTGGTACTAATTTGCTGAATATTACATACAAAAGCTTATCGGTTGAGCAGAACAGACAGGAATAGTTGGTAAGGAGGTTGTTTACACAGCAGGTGTTCGAGTTAAAACAGCTGAAGCGTGAACGTTCGAATGTTTTTACGAAATGCCGAAAATGATGCAAACGATTGTTTCACAAGATATTCGTAACGCCGGAACTCAAAATTATCGACAGGTTCGATGGATAGAGGATATTTGCAgcaatttgcaaaaaattcttcGTACACATTAACATTATGAATTAGTTAGCAAGAAAATTCGATCAAAAGCGAAGTTATAAACGAATATTAACTGAAAAATGGCAAGGTTTTCGATTCGACAGAGTTTATCCTCgaagatttttatatttttaatgtgcGGAATCTTCATAGTCATCCGGAGTAACTACGTTTATAACAAACCTCGTTACGATGAAACCAAACAAACATCACGAAAAATACTTGGAAGTTTTGATGCAGAAAACTGTAAACATTCGACAGGCGCAGTGGAAGAGTTTCCATCTGATTTATTCACGCAGGAACAACGTATCCGTGGAGGAGTGTTAGTGCACATCATCGTCATGTTTTACATGTTCGGATTACTTGCTGTCGTATGCGACGATTATTTCGTGTTGTCACTATACCACATCTGTTCACGGTTAAATCTGGATAGAGATGTAGCTGGTGCTACCTTTATGGCCATTGGTTCTTCGGCTCCGACTTTGTTTATCGCGATCGTGTCCATATTTTTTACAGAAAGCGCAGGTGATGTCGGTTTAGGAACAGTCGTTGGTTCAACAATATTTAACACGTTGTTTATCGTTTCTATATGTTCCATGGCAACGACGATACCAATGTCGGTAACATGTTGGCCGTTAATGCGTGATTCGTTTGTGTATACACTTGGTACCCTGACGCTTGTATTTACAGTGCGCGACAGACAGGTGCACTGgtacgaagcaattattttcgtatttatttatctattttacaTCCTTATAATGTGTTACAATAAAACCCTGGGAACCTTTTTTACTAATTTGTCTGATACATTTTGTGGGACGTGCGGCGAAATCGAAGAAGACGACGACACAGACGCTATTCTTATTGAAACTAATAATGACTTAAGTGAAGGAAGATTAAAAGCAAAGGCTGGTGTCGATAAAAATAAATCGAAAGACAGTTCAGCCAGCGAGTCGTATAATGAAAAAGACATCATCCTTGCTCAATTTGAACATAAACAAAATTCACCACTTGATATACCAGACGGTATTTTACCGAAAATAACTTGGTTACTTGGATTCCCTGTgatgattttgttttatatcaCCATACCTCCATGCTGCAAACAAAGATGGTCGGAATGGTTTCTCGTCACCTTCGCAATGTCCGTAATGTGGATGGGAGCGCTGTCTTACATTTTAGTATGGATGGTTTGCGTTATCGGGGATACATTCGGGATTCCCGATTGCATCATGGGTATGACGTTTTTAGCCGCCGGATCTAGCATTCCCGACGTCATGGCATCTGTTATCGTTGCTCGTCAAGGCATGGCCGATATGGCATTGTCTAACGCTATTGGAAGTAACGTCTTTGACATGTTATGTCTTGGTATCCCATGGTTACTAAAAACAACCATAATGGAGCCTGGCAGCTTTGTTGAGATTCAAAGTCAGAGTATTATGATTTCAGCTCTCCTCCTTATAGGCTCTATTGTGTTTACAGTAATTGCAATTCATTTGAATAATTGGAAACTGGACATGAAAATCGGGATTCTGTTTTTAATagtatatattgtttttatCACCATAGCAACTTTATTAGAATTTTTAGCCTGTCCTTGTCAAATTGAAGATTTTTTACCTTAAATTACTTCTTTAGAACCGAAAATAAATACTATTAAttgtatattttttcatttatttagttatttaaGTCATTGTCTTAAAATTCATATGGCGATAgtaaagtgtttaaaatttatatggcGAAAGGACCAACCACAAGTGTTTGAAATTCTGCTGGTGTCTCTGATTTCTTGTCATCCTAAAACCTCACTTTTAATGAAAGTAGTAGgtgtaaaaaaatggaaataatattaaaactatCTGACCCTCAAAACCCCCTCTTTGAACCCATGCCGTAAGtttttgttcaagtaagtcTTTGGTTTACACGTCTCATCACTTTAGCTCACTACGGGGGCATAAACCTCGCAAACAGAAACTTtcgcaaaatgtaaaaattcgcaaaatttttgCGTTTTGCGACcacaaactttcgcgaatgagccTTAATTAAAATTTTCGCAAACATAAACCTCCACGAATCaataattttcaagatttttggGAGAATCAATTTCCAAAATTACGAGAAATTTCCTTAGAAATTTAAATCTGGTCACCCATGAGCTAGTTAAAACATCTTTTAAGATCAGTAAAGTCATTAAGACAACGTATCAACTTAACATGAGTTATTTTTTTTCGGGTTacaactttcgcgaatgagccATGTCAGAAGTTTTTGCGAACATGAAATTTTGCGAATTAGTctaaaattcgcgaaagtttttgttttcgAAGGTTTCTTCCACTAAAGTAGTATGCACAACGCTAAATCCAAGAAGGACGAACAAAAAGAGCTAAGTAGTGTTCATTATCTTAAACAAAAATTACTTGATAAATTTCTGCAGGTTGACTTTGTACACTATATTCCAAATCCATCTGAGTGATAACTTTCATCGTCGGATGACGCAAGAAGGTCATTGTACTCGTCTTCCGTTAAATCAGTTTTATACTGTTGCTCGCGCGTGGAATTCACGTCGGAACCCTTGTGAGTAGTGTTACAATGTTTTGTCTTTTTACCATCCTTCAACGACGTATTCACTAACGGATTAGACGTCTCTGTAAAGTCAATTTTTGAACTGCCCGGCTTTGCTGATTGGTTGATCGAGCGCGTGGTTAAATTCGATTGGTCGGATGCGTTAGGTAATTGGTTAGATATAATTTCCTCATCTTCTGATCTAAATTCTTTGTTTATGTCTATATCTGACAGTTCTTCACCTGATAGTTCTGTTAAACTACCCTTTGAGCCTTTTTGTCTCGATAAACCAAACCGACGTATGGCTTCCGCTTTACTCATATTACTGGATGACAAAGACTTCATGTTGGCAGTAGCCTTCGTGTTAGCGGGTACATCAAAAGAGTCTTGCTGTTTTTCTATTTCCaaagtttgtttatttcttgtttTACTTTCAGCCTCGTTCACAGGTTTCACAAGCTTTGTCTCGATGTCTTTTTTCTTAACAACTGGCCGTTTCAATTTGCAAGTAAAAGACGTTTCTGAATTTGTCTCGACGCCTTGCTCAGCCAGCTGATTTACAACTCTTGAGCGTCTAAAAGGTTCGTTAAGAACTTTGTGCAGCTTTTGAGCCTGAAAAAACACACAAATAGTTAGTTGGTCTAGAATAAATTACAAACTCCATTATTTCATAATGTCTCAACATTCCTGACAAGGTCCTTTTATGgcataatttttaaagtaattatCAGTTGACAAAGTTACTCGCAGATAAAATTTGGACTTATTTCCTTCTTGGAGATGTTCTTGGAGATTTGATAAATGTCctactttttaaatattatctCCCAACAtttcgggggggggggggggggggggtaataTTTCAAGGTTCTTGTTCTTGACATATTTACGATATTTCATAGTTCAATTCATTCAAACCCAGAAAAGATTCTGTAAATGTCGTTTTAAGGATACGTTGTTAAAACGCATCAGGTGTACAGGAAAGACAGTAGGACCATTCTTAATAGAGATTGTCAACACAGATATGTGATAATAATATCTCTACTACATGGTCACGCCATCTGGATAAAATATCAGCGTGTGTTGTTAGCACTTTGTCACAAATTGGTGCAGTGGGTTTACAGTTTAAGTCCTTTTTACTACAATATATTCCGACGaccagtgttgtataaaaaaacGATGGCTGAGTGATGCAATGACAAATTTTATGTTTCTTGAGTTAAAGAGGAAATTGTTATCATATATTTGCGAGAGAAAACTCTTTCACAAAAATCcagattatttttcttttacataaTATCGACATACGATAGGACGTTTAAATATCCACAAAAGGCAGAAACAACAGAGCGTTTTATGCAGATCGTTACATAACAACTTTACCTTTTGCGGGCCGAAACCAGGACAGAGTCCAATCTCTTCTTTAGTTGCATTTACAATATTTCTGAAtgactgaaaaaaagaaaaatccaatgtttttaaaaaaaaggaaagagaTTCATTCTTTTACTTTCTCAAAGCCTATAGAAGAAGCACATGGAATAGGTAAAAAATCTGACTTACACCAAATGAGGACAACAAGGTGATGACGTCAGTCTTATTTATAGATTTAATAGTTGTTAGGACATCTTGCatctataaaaaaatcaatccaTCAATAAACATATCTCCCTCCTTGAAAAGTGCAACCAAATCAATCCACCGAGAAATCGCCTCTATAAGTTCATGGTGTCAAGACCTTCTTAAGTTAACACAAGACTGTAAAAACGTCATTTATGTCTTAATAAAGTTTCAGAGTGAAAAACGCGATCAGTAGTTTTGCAAGAAGGTCGAAATAAAATGAGGACTTTTAAGGTTTTAAAGGACTTTAATTTTTTCGTTAAAATATGAAACCAAGGCAGCAAGGAGTTGTTATAAACACAAGTAAGTAGGTAGCGGGGAGATTTTATtgtccttggggattccatcctaatgtttagctcttcctcccctctgactgtaactatgttacattataTTAAGGGAAATACGTAAAGCACTCTAGCTTGCTTGCCTAACTATCATACAACATGGTTAGCTGTCAGTAGTTGGtaccaaatgggctgacaacagtACATTTAAAGTGAGCCGGAGTGgagactcgaacctgaaaccttgtgattacaagtcgaatgcgctaccactacaccatctctgcATGTGACACAATGAGAGCATACCTTTGCAATGAAATCCGATTCCACTCTTTCTTGTAACACATCTGGTGGCTTATGTTCATATGATTTGTATGTTTCAAGGTATCTTCCCGCTTCTTCAGAACTTTAAACAGAAGAACAAAAttagaaatttattttcaaacaaACATTCGCATTTCTTTTATCGCCAATTCATCTCGTTCGACACGAACATTTTCGCTTGCTTTGCCCCGCCTTCCCGGTGTCATTTCTACGGTTTTTTCACAGAATTTAAATTGGagatttgtaaaatatttttataattgtcTTGTATTTtgtcacaaacaaaataaaatgtgtCGAATTATACTAAAAAGTCataataataaagcaaaaaaaaaaatgaattacaatctttaaaataaTTCACACATGCAATTAAGATTCAGAGCAGTGAATAGAAAAAGATTGTTTACATCATGTTCATATTAAGTCTGTAATCATTAAGCTTCATCTGAAAAAGTAGGCACAttagaaatcaaaacaaaatatttcagttTAAAAGTAAGCagccttaaaaaaaacaatagcctCTGACATCTTCCAATTCCCCTCATcagaaagaaaatattgatgTTGTGCAGCTACTGAAAAGTTTCAGGTTCACAACTTTTcgtacaaaacaaaatataactaTGAGTAGCAACTTATTTGTCTTGTCAAGAGAGCCTTACCTCCATGCCAAAATAAGAGTACAATCTGCTAGTATCGCCATTTTTCCCAACTCTTTAAGACAATGCTTTgtattttgctaaaaaaatagcaaGCATGTAATGTAAACATTACATAGGGATTTCAGAATGAAATTTTTTCGCTACAGATTTGGAGTTGCAAGAAAAAATTATCACAACAATTGTCATAACTCACAATGTCAACTTGCACCAATAAAACACGTAATGAATATCTCTTTCCAAGCTGTTTCAATCGTTCGTGAATGTAATCAGGATTCAAGTTGTGATACCGCAAACTAAGAAGCAAAATTGTACCAACAAGGTAAATGTAATCAGATTTTAAATCCCTTCTTGTGTCTTCTTCATAATTTATAGCTTTCCCGGCTTACTTGCCAGGCCAGCCAtgttaaaaaaagagaattgtTCTTTTAGACACAAAATATGCTACGTAGTTCCTTCTAATTTTTGAGCTTTgtttaaacacttttttttagtaaaaatttgATACATTTTCATACACTAAAACCACAATAAAAGGATAACAACGAAACATAAACAAAGATGGTTCAAGGTCACATATACGAAAccatcaaaaaaaacaaacggaAAGACAGGAACTTTAAAACTTAAAGACAGGAACTTTCAACATTACTTTTCAaagtcttgtttttttaattcagctATTCCTTTGCAGATACATAGCTTGTATAAGCGAAAGAAAATTACCACTGTATATCAACAACTTACCTTAGAAACAAAACACAGCTGGTTAGTCCAATTTCATAGTCTGGAATAATATTTCCAAATTCATAGGGTATATTTCGGACATGTTTTAATATTGGGTTACCACGCTAAAATTGAAATTACCacgctaaaagtgtaattttgatTGTACAGATGTCATTATTAAAGGTTATAACTTAGCATGCCTGTCAATCATCAGTTTTCCACAACCATTTTGGGGTTAAAAGAACCTGTGTGCAATTGCATTGTTCAAATTTTTAACCTTGCTTGTATTGTTTCATTATATACATATACAGTAGCCAATTCTCATTGTACAAGCATAGTGCCCTGAGCCACAACTATTTCTGGTTATTCCTTTTGCCTAATTTtggaaacaaaaatgtttagtgttaataaaaagataaaacaagAAAATCATCAATGTGGAAAAATTATGTTTCAAGAACTCTAGAGTCAATTCGGGTAAGTTAGTGTTggcatttatttttcatttgtagcaaaaattttaattctccTAATTCAGCCACTCTAAAGGTGTCTTCATACCTGGGTAGGGGTAAAACCACGATTATATTTTCTACCATTCTGTTTTATAAGTTAGGTTGTAAGCTATAGTGTACCACAAACACAATtcgttaagaacacaaaaagatTACCTGCTTTGAATTTACAATGATAGCATTCTTGTTCTTTGGTATAACTTTCCTATAAAGGTGTATAATAGTGAATAGTTCTTTATTTTTCAaccatgtttttaaaaattgatataaaaCTATCTATGGCATATAAATCTCTCGTTATATTTCCTAActacagaattttttatcaGCTTAAAATAAAGCTACAGGAAATGTTTAGCGAATACAGGACACAAAATATGTCCACATACTCGGGAATTTGTGGCTCTGGTGGCAACTGAAACAAATCAgagttctttaaaaaagaaaatgtttgggCAAATGTCTTTCCAACTTTACGTGTTGCATGTGTTGCTGCTGCATGGGATTGAACTCCTTGTGATGTCTCCTCCACATTGTTCAGACAAACATTTTCAGATGACGACACTGGAACTGTCTGCAACTTTTCTTGAGCATTTTCTTGCAAAGAAACTTGGTTAGTTGAGTGTTCAACAGTCTGTACTTTAGtaggtgttttttgtttgtattttttaaataacgaaACACCATCCATCTTTTTACTACTACCTTCTTCTTCATCACTTAGATTAGCaagattaaactttcttttggATGCCATATTCTTAACATTCCTGTGTAGttctaaattaataaatatctacacctgaaaaaaattaaaatataaaataaatgtaaaacAGAATAAACTTTCCTGAGAATAACATTTCTTGATTTTTTGGGCTTTTTGCAAATGCTTTAATTGCAATTGGCGCCATTCGCAAAAATGAATTCTTGTGAATTTTCGTTAAATCTGTCattcacaaaattattttttttcaataccaAATTTTTGCAAATGCCTTAATTGCAATTGGCGCCATTCGCAAAAATGAATTCTTGTGAATCTTCGTTAAATCTGTCttcgcaaaattatttttttcaatacgtagttttaagaaaaatgttgttacaAGTATTGTGTTTACGTAAATTCGCTAATTTTTGACCCTGACAACATCATGTTAATATTATATCAAAATGAGAAAGCATTAGTTCTAGTGAAAAAATGTCATGAATCATCAGCAAATTTTCTCAACCTGTAAATATGaatccttttgaaataaaaataatgcacgtttacttaattttttgtatgataaacatttttatttcggtTTGCAGCAAGAAAGCAACTGTTTTAGCTATAACAGTCAGTAATCATTAAGGCAGGCCTGACATAATATAAAACAGGGTCACGTACCAGCTGGATCtaatttgaaaactttaagaaaaatatttgtatttttaaagtttgtacTGCCAGTTGAGGCAACAAGAAAAACAGTATTTAaaaagctatttttattttctaatttgccgttcccaacaaaaaataacactatTTAATTTCCGAGACAGGGAAGACTCAAGAGATTTGACAAGTAGGGTACCATCTTAGTTAGTGCAGCATGTATCATCAATAAATTTCACAATTTCTCTTCCAAAATAaatccttttgaaataaaaatcatacatTATGTGTGGCATGTTGAACTATCAGTAAATTTCACAACGAACCCGCATGTTGAATAAAAATGAACATCATGcacatgtatttatttttttgtttattacctTAGCTATATATGCGAGAACATTGatgcagaattattttttatattttttatatattttttttaagaaaaacaattGTTTGTAAAGAATTGTTGTGGTAAAAAGGCATCTGGTTTGCCTATGACAGTCAGTATTTGCacaaaatattataataattcCTGGCTTAGCTAAAACTCATAAAAATCATAcgtaatgaaaatgaaaaaagctAGGTTGTCAAAACTAAGACTCCCAGCAACCGCTACGGGGTCCAATGCCTTATTTTCGAGAAAACAATAGTATAGCTGTTCTACATAGCACTTAACACTTGAAAGTTTAAAGCCAGCTTCTGGGGAATTATCCGAGGCGTCAAATATTGCATGATACTTTTTAACCAATTACCAATTACAACCAATTACAGGTACACATTTTTAGGGTAGCCAATTtgatttaaggaaaaaaaacgCCGTTTACGCATACATATGCAgtaaatttcttgaaaaatctCTGTTTGCTAACTTTAAATCGGACAGCTTTACTTTACTTCatatacttgtagtttttgtttAGTCGAACCTTCTTCTGTTAGATTTTGACCGTGAAAAGCCTGTGTTTGCCCTCAAATAAAAATGGTAGCTACCACATGAAGAAGAGGCAAGAGGGCAGACGAGGTGGCCTAATCTCTAAGTGACAGTCATGTTATGCAACACAAATTTAATTATTGTTTAGTACAAAACCAGTTTATGGCATTTTAGGTAAGTTTTACTGACATGTTGATGAACTTAACTCTATATAATACACTTAGGATagaagatagctagctagctagtttattTAGCTAGATAGTTTGCTAGCTATATGTAGCTATAGCTTTCATTTAAATAAGGCAAAACACTGCTAAAAATAAGTAAGGTTAACTATTTAATATATAATTCACGACAAAAAACTTCAACAATTTACTGAAAAGAAATAGATAGCTATAGCTTAGCTGGAATCCCTTTGTAGATCGCCATATGCTATGGAAAAATGGCTGACGTCTGAACTGTGCGAAATCGAAAGTGAAAACTAGCGTATAGCAGTTCTgcccggattatgaacgctggcCAGATTATGGCACCTTTTGCCCCCCTGTTTATAAGGATTCGCAATTTACGTCGAGACGTTTTTTTCGCTATGCCTAGTTTTCAATGGTGTTTTATCTTCCGGAGAAAAATTACACCGATACTATTTTTCTCTCGCCATGCCTAATTTCATGGTGAACTTCATGGTGAAGTAGGGGAGTTTTCTTGTGGAAGGGTGGGGAATTCAATCTGTGACAATATTTCGTCAATGTTTTATGCACAAAAGTGCCAATCACAGACTGCCTGGCCAGTCATTATATgccagcgttcataatccggtcaccacaaCAAAATCCAGggcaaaaaacataatcgggccatgcgtacataatccggccgTCCTGTTTATAAGCAGGCTTCGGTCACATTAAAAgatctttaatttttgtaaacaaaacaaacccCCTTCGTTGGCAACACCATGTGCTTTTGAATTTTTACATCAGGTT contains:
- the LOC130649060 gene encoding uncharacterized protein LOC130649060, with protein sequence MASKRKFNLANLSDEEEGSSKKMDGVSLFKKYKQKTPTKVQTVEHSTNQVSLQENAQEKLQTVPVSSSENVCLNNVEETSQGVQSHAAATHATRKVGKTFAQTFSFLKNSDLFQLPPEPQIPEKVIPKNKNAIIVNSKQRGNPILKHVRNIPYEFGNIIPDYEIGLTSCVLFLSLRYHNLNPDYIHERLKQLGKRYSLRVLLVQVDIQNTKHCLKELGKMAILADCTLILAWSSEEAGRYLETYKSYEHKPPDVLQERVESDFIAKMQDVLTTIKSINKTDVITLLSSFGSFRNIVNATKEEIGLCPGFGPQKAQKLHKVLNEPFRRSRVVNQLAEQGVETNSETSFTCKLKRPVVKKKDIETKLVKPVNEAESKTRNKQTLEIEKQQDSFDVPANTKATANMKSLSSSNMSKAEAIRRFGLSRQKGSKGSLTELSGEELSDIDINKEFRSEDEEIISNQLPNASDQSNLTTRSINQSAKPGSSKIDFTETSNPLVNTSLKDGKKTKHCNTTHKGSDVNSTREQQYKTDLTEDEYNDLLASSDDESYHSDGFGI
- the LOC130649061 gene encoding sodium/potassium/calcium exchanger 3-like translates to MARFSIRQSLSSKIFIFLMCGIFIVIRSNYVYNKPRYDETKQTSRKILGSFDAENCKHSTGAVEEFPSDLFTQEQRIRGGVLVHIIVMFYMFGLLAVVCDDYFVLSLYHICSRLNLDRDVAGATFMAIGSSAPTLFIAIVSIFFTESAGDVGLGTVVGSTIFNTLFIVSICSMATTIPMSVTCWPLMRDSFVYTLGTLTLVFTVRDRQVHWYEAIIFVFIYLFYILIMCYNKTLGTFFTNLSDTFCGTCGEIEEDDDTDAILIETNNDLSEGRLKAKAGVDKNKSKDSSASESYNEKDIILAQFEHKQNSPLDIPDGILPKITWLLGFPVMILFYITIPPCCKQRWSEWFLVTFAMSVMWMGALSYILVWMVCVIGDTFGIPDCIMGMTFLAAGSSIPDVMASVIVARQGMADMALSNAIGSNVFDMLCLGIPWLLKTTIMEPGSFVEIQSQSIMISALLLIGSIVFTVIAIHLNNWKLDMKIGILFLIVYIVFITIATLLEFLACPCQIEDFLP